GTTTGATGTCCAAAGATGCCACACTGATGAAGCATCGACGGGGTCCTTGAGAGCGATGGATGATCGTTGACTGATTGTGGTGGAAGGGGCAGTGTCTCGGTCGGGTGTTGCTTGGTTCGTGACCTTTTCGCGACGACCAAATAAGGGCTGGGGCACTTGATCCAGGGTCGAGTCAGAGAGCCAGCTGGTTTCAATCCTGGGCGGCGCTTCTGTGTGAGATTTGGGGAGGCAGAAGTCGTCTGGGACTTGTGCGGTCCATCTTGCTGCAAAGGTCATGACGAGGAGCgacaaagcaaagaccatGACCCACGAAGCAAGATTCGTCACCGCTGGAGAGAGAAGTCAGTAGATGGTCTGATGTATCTTTGTACCAGTACGGACCAAAGTTGCCAATGATGCGGGCAATGTCGTGGCCGCCGAGAATATCGCTCTGGTTGAGCATTACCAGAGGGATGGGAAATCCCAAGCCCAAATGGACGTTGATGAAGTCTACCTAGACAACAGTTAGTGCTGTGATTgctggatgaagtcatgGTCTTACCTTTGACTTTATGTGTCTTTGGtagacatcatcaacaccgcTGAAGCACAAATAGGCGAAAGCCATGCagcaaaaggtcaagatcatgccaaagatggaagagaagaactCGAGATTGATAGGCGCCAGCGCCCTGCTCAAACCCCAGATGATGAGCTCGCTCATAAGGTAGATGACGACGACCCAACCAAACTCGAGCACATTGCTGGCGAGGTAGTTGAGCCGTTTCTTCCAGATCTTTGATAGCGACATGTCTCGGGTGGAATGAAACAGTGTTTTGGCCAAATGGACCGGCGTCGACCTCGAGGTGCGGGCTTCATTTGAGTGACTGAGACAGCGGAGGATTTTAGAGACGTTGTTTCTAAAGGTGGACATGGTTCGACTTGATGATAGTACACAGCCCAGCTGGCTGAGACGAGGTGAGGTGAGCGAAGCACGAACAGGCTGGGCTGAGAGacgaggagaggaggagaaggttgGACGTTTAGATACACCCTTTCGCAACCAAAACCTGCGGAAGGGTGAACGGTTATTAAAAAGAGGTCGAGGGCACTCGGAAAAGGTACATGGGATAGTGCCTTActgaggaaaaggaaagggaaaggtTGAGGGTGGCAGGGAATTTTGTGGATAGCTTCGGGCAGAGGTTTGCACTGGCAGATTACAGTGAATGGCATCATATTTTACCCAAACATTTTGATACCAGGTCCATGCATGATTTCAGGTTTATTTTACAGCTGTTTGGAACTAGTATATCCGTTGATGTGGGCATCTCCTTTTGGGTCAAGATAATGTAGGAACCCGGGGATGATGAGTGGGAATCTACGAATCTAGATGGGGACTGCTACAGGCGAGAATGGGACTACGGATAGATCAGCTGCAGATAAATCAGTTTGTGTTTGCAACGTTTGCTTTTGCTCGGGAAGAATAGACGGGATCGGGCCTTTGGAGGGTTAATCTACCCGTATCGTGAgtgttgtttttcttttcttttttggtgatggtacgagggtttgtttgtttgacaTTGGACGTCACATAAGTTGAGACACGACTTAATTCCCCGTGGGGATTGATGTACAGAAAGGGCTGTAGAAGTAGGTCACGGAGATGTGATGTGTGATGTAATATGTGAGAGTTGGTTGTATGACGGTTTGGAGGTGACGTCCCCTGGGTCACGACATGGAGGAGGTGGGACGACTTGTCAAACGGTGGGAGATGTGGAAGTAGATTTGCTTATTGGATTACTCTACTCTGTCACGCCAATACATTATTTTATTGAAAGccagagaaaagagagtgTCTATAAACATTGCCATCTGCATGTCTTGGTGACAGTAGGGCTGCTTCTGTATTCCACAGCTAGACTCCCAGGTCCATCCCCTGCATTAAGATGCACAACCGTTACCATCTCACGTACGTCAGTctattctcatcatcaaatccTTAGTCCCAAAATACAAGATCCTGACCAATGCAAGATGCGCTGTAGATGTTACATGCTGTGCTATGCTGTGCTGTGGGATACTACCCACTGTAAACGAGTGTCCTCCAGGCTGTGCATCCACTGAAAAACAGAATACAGGGGTGGTCCAGGGTCTGACCGCCCAATGTCTCGGATCTTCAGCCGACCGTCAATCAagttgttttgtttcaacaATTGAAATGTGAGGTtatctccaacatctcccccatcgactttgatgagaTACAAGTGTCGCGACACGACACACGACAGCCTTTTCACCGAATATTTGAGGGCACCCAGATTACTTACTATCTGGAGTACTCATTGCTTGTCTATCTGATACCCGCTGtatccatcttgactgaagaTACAATTGAGGCTCTTTGGTACACCGTCTCACTGTATATTATTCATCAATCTCGGTGGATTCCCTCTTGGTCAACTCCAATTAGATTTGGCAGAGACCGCCTCTCATCAACACACATACAAACAAACGTTTGTACCACCATCAACGTTACCTTGAAAATACGCCACTTCGCTATTCCACAGGCTCAAAATGCATCTCGCCCCCAGGGATCGCGCAGAAGCTCTGCTGCTCAAGGCTGCCCGCGCGCACGGCATCCCCGCCACAAAGGACGACATCCGCAGCGCCCTATCCGACACGACCTTTGTCGAGTGGGCGAATCTGCATCTCGCGACAGACAATCTCCTCACGGGTGATGAGCTGGCACTGTGAGTTGTTGTGCTCACTTGTACCCTGATCTGATTTCTGACATTTCCATCTCTAGGTACActgctcttgacaagagcGGACAGGTCGATCGTCTCGCTGACCTGCATGACTTGGGAGAGGTGCAGGCGGTGAACGAAGATGACATTCGTGCTGCCATTGAAGAGCTGAATCGCTCCACAGAGACCATAACCAAGCAGACAGAGACGTTGCGCCAGCAGCAGGACGCTCTTGCGCGCTTGGTCAAGAAACGGGATGAGGCGGAGATTGAGCGCAAGGAGCTGGAGGACGAGCGTCTTCGCAAGACCAGGTATACCTTGAATAAGCTGGTTTTTGAGGTAACACGGCCCCTCATCATTGTGTTGTAAAAAAACTAATCACCGTTTTAGGTCGATGGAGAGGCCCAGAGTCTTGAGTATCGTGTTCAGGATTTGGAGCAGATTGCCAAAACCTCGCGGTCTAATGTGAAAAGAACGGTTGAGAGCGTTTTTCAGTCTGATGACAAGTTGTTACTGAGTCTTCAGAAACTTGGCTGGGAACTTGATCAGCAGGAtcctgaggaggagaagacGATTGAGAAGCTGCGGGAGATTTGTATGAGGTATGTTTGACTCCTAACCTTGGTTGTATCATTACTGACTCTTGCAGATTGATCAAGACCACAGTCGAGACTCTCCGTACAAGACTAGACAGGATCTATCTCGAAGCCATCCTAGCAGCAGAGCGTTCAGgagatgtcaaggctgctaCTCAAGACGACGTCAAAGCCCTCGAAGAAGAACTCGAGTCACTTTACTCCGAGATTCTACCCGTTGCGCAAATGTCTACtgagcaacaacatctcGAACCAGCTCTCAAGTCAACAGATGCTCAAAGCGGACAAAGCTTGCGCCGCTCAGCTGTTGCAGTGACATATGTATGCTCATCTATCAACGTTCATGTCAGGATCACTAACCTTGTATAGGTCAACGAATGTCTGGATCATCTCGTAGACAAAGTTACACTCCTCACAGAGCGTGTAAAAACTTTGCAGTCACACAACGCAGCAgcatcttccatcatcgctACTGCCAAAGCCGAATCATCCGCCTCGCTCTCCCccgagaagaaaaagtctATTCGAGCCGCCATGCCCGCATCGCCCATCCGCAACCCATCACCTATCCGTATGCGCGCCAACACAGTCGGCAGCCATCGCGgcaccaacaacaaaagcAGCCGTCGCTCATCAGGCATCCTCGACGAACCCGCCATAGAAGCTCTCCTTCGCGATCTCGCCCTCTCCCTCCCCGACGCAGAAGAGGCGTCTATTCAAGACCAGGTATCTGCTCTGAACAAGGCCTTTAGAGAACGTTCGGATAAAACAACGGATGTGATGCGTGGTGCGCAGGAGGGCTTTGAGATGGGTGTTACGTCGaggcttgatgatgcgagGTTGGCGATTCAACTGCTGCGTGATAGTATGTTGGCGGAGAGTCCGTTTGGGAAGGTTAAGATGCTGGATCCCGAGTTTGAGGAGTCGGTTGTTGCGCTGGAGAGGGATTTGGAGGGTGTGAAGGAGAAGTTGgatggggttgttgataagAAGGCTTTGGCTAAGAgtgtgaagaaggatgagttTGTGCAGCGGTGGGCTTAGGTCAAGGTGTTGGGTCAAGGAGTGGTGTAAAGCACCGAGTAGAGATGTTTTGCTGATTTAAACACGAGATCTACTCAAGGACATTCCCATAACGAAAAAATTATACCAAGGTGATGACTTTTATAGTAATTAAGCTATACATGCAACCACGCATGATCTATAAACATGGGTTGCGAAAATATACTATCCAAAGAATACTGCTCCAGCCCTTCATACAGATCCCCCGCACTCACAAGACTCTCAGCCATATTAGTCTGCCGCTGCTCCGCCCTTCTCTCACCAACAGGATGAACAAAAGTCGTCTGCACGCTCACAGTCGTCTTGGACGCATCAGCCTGGTTCCCCACCGCTTCTCCGCTCGTCGGCTGCGGCGCCACAGCGTCCATTATATCCGTATCGATGAGCTGCCAGATCTTGGACGGCTGGAAACTTATCATGTTGTTGTCGTGCGCTTGGCTGGACATGCTTTGTAACTGATGTAGAAGTTCGCGCTGGTATGTGTTAGTCTGGGTATGAAAGGGGGGATTGGTGAGGGACCTTTTGTATACTCCTTGGAGAAGGATCTGGCATGCTTTCTAGAAAATCGATGCATTTTCTATAATTTTCTTTAGATGTTTCTGAAACCTTTGTATCGCGGGCGTATTGGAATAACCATGGGATTGTAGCCGTCGCAGCTACCAAGTCTCCGATCAATGGATCGTAAACCATTAATCCTCGATCCATGCACGTTTGAACCAACCTCGTGACCCACGCGGAATGAAACATGGCCTGATCAACTGTCTGTTGAAGAAAAAGTCGGGGTTGCGATGGTCGATTCGCTCGTCGTagcaagacaagatggataAACGGGTGATTCAACAATGCCTGCGATGCATGCGCTGTCATTTGGAACAGTAACCACGGCGCCCAATATTCCCTATGTCTCTCAAACTCCTCTGAAGTTCTTTCTGAAAAGCCCACGTTGCGGACAAAATGAATATGTCCAAGCTGTGACTCAAGGTCATAAAGTGTATTCGTGAGCTGGTAAAAGTTGGAGTTTGTGTCAGCGGGGTTATCCGCCTTTCCTATACGTAACGCGTGGAGATACGATATGACGTCTCCGCAGAAAGACACCGCGCGTACAGCATGTGAAGTAATTCCAGGATCTGTTCGTAGGTCATCGCGGATGGTGACCAAGTCTGGCGCGTACTCTTCGTCGCCTATGTATGCTGGCGGTGAGGGTTCGCGTGCGCTGCGAGGATATTCTGGCTTTGAGTGTGTTTGAGATAGAAGCGTGAAACGGGGTGTGAAGCCCTTTTCTAGAATAAAGACGCTCCAGTAACATCGTAGACTGGCGTCGCTGGGGGATTCGGCGTATCCTGCTCCGCGGACGAGTTCAAGTCTGCAGACAGCTCCTATCGTCATGAGAGCGAGGGCCGGTCTTCCTTCTGTGAACTCACGATTAGTATCATGGTTAATAAAGTGAGGATCGTAGTACCAAGTATATCGCCGAGTGCGAGTAAGCACAATGCCTGTGAGATTTCCAGCCGGGCTGTTCCTCGCATGGCAAGCTCCAAAACTGTATCTCGCGCGGCCCTCGCATGAGAATGAATAAGgtcagcttctttggcgcTGCTCGCATCGTAAGGAAGATTCGAGAGAGCAAGTGCGAGAAAGATCCATTGCAGAAACATGGGGGATCTCTGGATACGTTCTCTCAGACCTTGAGGGTCAAAGAGAGGCAGGGGCTGGAAGTACAGCCGCCCTCGGTATTCGTCTACTGCATTGTCCAgtgaagttggtgatggggtCACTTCTGGCAGAGGAGAAGACCTGTTGATGATTAGAGAGTACTGTGTAGTCAGGGTGAGGTGATTTACCAAGATCCCGAGGGTTCGTCGTGGATGGTTATCCTGCCAATGCGTCTTGGTGTTCTTTCTACCGTGGGCACTCGCCTGTTTCTCTGTCTTGGTAACGAGTCAGGTGTGAAGACTGAGCCAGCACTTGATGAAGCAGCCCCCGGTCTGTTTGTATGTGTTAGCCAATTAAAAAGAGCAAAATGATAGTGTTTGTTACCCAAGAAGCTCATTAATATCTTGACCGTCATAATTAACAACTCGATCTCTGTCTTTGTCAGCGCGATATAAGCACAAAGAGTGTTAATTGACTCACGATCTAGATGccctcctctttctcctgACAGTCTCTCTATTTCGAGGCAAGTAGACACAATCCTGATGTAAACGCTCACAGAAAGAACATATAGGTTTTTCACCAGTGcactttgtcttttttcgtctgttgatgaagttaGTATCCGACCTCGGATGGTGTTTTGGATTGGGGACCCATGCCATTGGTACTTACCGGCAGCTCTCACAGGCACGCCGCACGGATGATTCGGAAATAGAAGACATGCCCACTGGCCATGTATGTGCACAGATCGGTACAATCTGGGGAAAGGCGTGTAAGTTGTTTGGTGAGGATggggagatggagatgactCCGTGCCCACCAAAGACGGATATCCCGACACGTGaccttggagttggagagaCAATTGGGGCTGTCTTGGATTTTGTACGTGCAGGGGAGGATGACATGAGTTTTCCTGGCCTTATTTGGTGCTATCTGAGCATTTAATTGGAGTGATTGTTTGATACCTTGTCTATAATTTAGTAGGGAACTGTCGTGGTAATTCTCCGTACCCTCTCTGTCGAGATACCGTGAAACACGATTGGTCAATGGCTCTGGACACGGAATCTTACCTACTTTTCCGTCTTTTACTAGATATATCGTCTTATATAAATCGGATGTTTCTTTTACTTGAGCTCTCCTTTTAAATCATACTCTCATTATACTCACTTATAGCACTGTTCATATCATCTCTTTACAATGACCACCAGAAACCCAGTAGCCAAAACTGAGcccatcgtcatcgtcggcgCTGGTGTCTTTGGCCTTTCAACCGCCCTCGAACTCAAGAACAGAGGCTATAAAAATGTCACAGTTCTAGATCGCTATCTCCCACCCGTCATTGACGGAAGCAGCGTTGACATCTCCCGTGTTATTCGCGTCGAGTACGCTGACCCCTTCTATGGAAAAATGGCCCGCGAAGCACTCGACGGTTGGACGGGGCAATACTCTGACCACTTCCACCAGTCAGGCTTTGTGATGCTGGCGGACAAAGCAGGAAACTCGTTTgcggagaagagcaagaatgCTGATAAGTCTCTGGGAGAAACGCTGAAGGAGTATGAGAATGCACACGATATCCGCGAGGAGTTCCCTGCTGTCCAGGCTAAGCTTGATGGTCTCAAGGCGTATTATAACAAGACTGGTGGTTGGGCTGATGCAGAGTCGAGTATACGCCAGCTAGCTATGGAGTGCAGTCTCGCTGGCGTCTCTTTTATCACAGGTGCAAGAGGCCGGGTTTTGTCATTGCGGTACAATGATTATAAAGTCACCGGTGTAAACGTCGCTGAAGGAGAACCCATCACAGCTGCGCAAGTCATCCTAGCTACAGGAGCATGGTCAAACAGACTAGTTCCCATCAGCCATGCTTCATCTGGGTCCGGTCAACCAGTTGGCTTCATCCGTCTAACTccccaagaagcagagaaaCTCGCAGAAATgcccgtcatcatcaacctcagcaccggagtctttgtctttcctcCTACCCCAAAGACCCACATCCTCAAGATTGCACGTCACGGCTACGGATGGGCGACAGAGTTCGATGCCCCAGACGCTATAACCGAATCTCGAAAGGTTTCAACTCCAAAGAGAGACGAGAACAACGCCACTGCGAATTATCTCCCCAAAGACGCTGAGGAGGCTCTCCGTGAGGGTCTGCAACAGCTTGTGCCGGAGATTGGTAATCATGAGTGGTTGAGACAGCGTCTTTGCTGGTACTCTGATACGCCTGAGGGTGACTTTATCGTGGATCATCATCCTGTTCGCGAAGGAATCTTTCTGGCCACTGGTGGTGCTGGACAGTGAGTTACCTTGATTACGATAAGAAGATGTACTGACGAATTACGCAGCGCGTTCAAGTTCCTACCTGTTTTGGGACGATATATTGCCGATTGCTACGAGAACAAGGCTTCTGAAGTGCTTCGACATAAGTGGAGGCTTAGAGCACCAACGGGCAAGGACATGGTGAAGCAAGGTGATGGTAGCCGAGGTGGTCCTCCATTGCGCAAGTTGACAAGGGCTGAACAGGCCAAGTTGTAAAGATAATATTGATGCTTCTGTAAATAAATAGATAGACTAGAACCATCGTGTTGAGTTCACATTGCTTGGCAACTACGGCATATCAGAACTCGCTAGTACATGTCACGTCTACGTTTAGAATGGCCCCTACGTGGTGCTTTTGTGCTGTATTATATGGGATATGGACATATGTGTGACATGGAGTACCCCATCGCTTTGGTGACTTATCTGTCAACCAACCTGCTGACATCTTAGCCAAGAGGAGCACATGTGAAAGCATTCTTGACAGTTCCGCGATCATACTGGTCAATCTGCAAACAATATTAGTATTCTTTCTGAATGTCTTGTATAACAGATCACTTACAATATCGACAACTGCCGAGTAGGTTCCTGCAACCAAAAATACAAGACCCAtaatgaagatgatgaggttgacaatGGCTGGGAGGATATTCTCACGGCTGTACCATTTACCCTTCTTAAGCAACATGAACCACATAACAGCAGGCCAGTACAGCGTGAATCCAGAGTTTAGCAGACTGGACGTGATGGCAATCAAGTCGCTAAAGAAGGGAATAGCCTCGGCAATGACGAAGCCGATCCAGGTAAAGATGCTGATGAGCAACAGCCAAGAAATCCATCCCTTGGGAGTGTTGATGTACTTGGCGATAGAATTCTCGTGGACTCGGCCGTGGATATAACGCACGGCAACGGTTGTGTTAATAGAGCCGCTGATGAAAATGACAGGCAAGGCGACGCCAAAAGCAACCTTTGCGACTGTATGGCCTGCTGAGAGGAGAGCTGGAGACTTGACATCCACACCAACAAAGGAGTAGATGAGAGCGCCGGTGAGGGTGTAGATGATGATTTCCAAACCGCCGAGTGTCCAGATGGACTTCATGTAGTCGGTAGGTGTGTGCATCTCGTCCATGAAGCTGAACTGCGAGATGGAAAAGCTGtaggcgaagaagatgttgcAGAGCGCAATAAAGGCCTGCGCAAAAGTGACATCCTCCTTGGGCCAGGCAGACCAATTGACTGGCTCAGGTGCGTCGCTGGCCCTGATACCAgtggcgatgatggtgatgccgATGGCTGCAATGATGGACACAAAGTCGATGTAGCCCAGAATAGCTACCTCGGCAAAACTAGGAGGCACCGCGAGAAGTACAAGCAGGATGGCAGAGACGACACCCCAAACAAGACTGCAGATGTTACTCTCAGTCAGTGTAGAAAAGGCAATGGTTCCTGTCAAGCAATGTGAGGCTGTGAGGAGGAGCAGCTGGAAAGTGACCATGGCGCCAAAGATCTCTGCTCCCCAACGGCCAAACATGAGACCTCCGGCGGCAGGGTAGTGCTCGACATGGGGGtacttgatcttgacctgtCCGACGATGTATGAGGTGTAGATGGCGATGATACCGATACCGACAGAACAGATAACGCCAGCGACCATACCGAGGGTAGCAAAAGCGCCGGGAATAGAGAGCGAGCCGAGGGCCACGGCCTGGACGATAAGGACGATGGTGAGACGCTTCCAGCCGAGACGGTTAAACTTGGCCTTTCcatcgaggatcttgcgcttctcgaaCTCGGTGACTTCGCCGATCATCTTTTCGCTGGTCGAGTCGTCGTCTTCACGAGCGACGGGGCCTGagaggatgttgttgtccTGGGGGTCTTGTCCTCGAGGCGCGTCcttggactttgtctttttgttggCGGCGGCTTCGACCGAGGTAGTAGTTGTGGGGATCATTTTGGATTGTGATTTGTGTTGATTAGTCTATCATTGTCACACAGACAGTTTCCGTTCCAATGCAATTCTTGTGAGAATATTGAGTGGGTTGGTGAAGGAGGTGAGGTCAAGAGTAGAGTCAAGGCGGGACCAGGCCAGCTTTGTAGGGCAACAACATGACTCCTCCCCCCTTTAGACCGACGTCGGACTGAGAGTCGatgctcatcttcaagctgggAAGAGGCGAAGGAAAAAGTTTGTCAgtccatgtcatgtc
This is a stretch of genomic DNA from Fusarium graminearum PH-1 chromosome 4, whole genome shotgun sequence. It encodes these proteins:
- a CDS encoding N amino acid transport system protein, with product MIPTTTTSVEAAANKKTKSKDAPRGQDPQDNNILSGPVAREDDDSTSEKMIGEVTEFEKRKILDGKAKFNRLGWKRLTIVLIVQAVALGSLSIPGAFATLGMVAGVICSVGIGIIAIYTSYIVGQVKIKYPHVEHYPAAGGLMFGRWGAEIFGAMVTFQLLLLTASHCLTGTIAFSTLTESNICSLVWGVVSAILLVLLAVPPSFAEVAILGYIDFVSIIAAIGITIIATGIRASDAPEPVNWSAWPKEDVTFAQAFIALCNIFFAYSFSISQFSFMDEMHTPTDYMKSIWTLGGLEIIIYTLTGALIYSFVGVDVKSPALLSAGHTVAKVAFGVALPVIFISGSINTTVAVRYIHGRVHENSIAKYINTPKGWISWLLLISIFTWIGFVIAEAIPFFSDLIAITSSLLNSGFTLYWPAVMWFMLLKKGKWYSRENILPAIVNLIIFIMGLVFLVAGTYSAVVDIIDQYDRGTVKNAFTCAPLG